A part of Chloroflexota bacterium genomic DNA contains:
- the gyrA gene encoding DNA gyrase subunit A has protein sequence MDIGIVRKVDIDAEMRGAYLDYAMSVIVSRALPDVRDGLKPVHRRILYAMHDMGLRSDRPYKKSARIVGEVLGKYHPHGDAAVYDAMARMAQDFSMRYVLVDGQGNFGSIDGDSPAAMRYTEARLSPMAEEMLADIDKETVDFVDNFDGSLKEPSVLPSRIPNLLLNGASGIAVGMATNIPPHNLGELCDAITFVIEQYARLDEITVDELMAHLPGPDFPTGGIILGTEGIRAAYAKGTGRITVRAKTVIEEMRGGRFRIQVTELPYQVNKSSLLERIADLVRSGRIDGIADLRDESDRSGMSIVIELKRGASPRTVLNQLLKFTPMQSTYGINMLALVDGEPRVLSLKRAIALYIEHRRDVITRRCRYDLDKARARAHVLEGLRIALDFLDEVIRTIRQSPDADTAQAELVRRFKLTEIQARAILDMQLRRLAALERQKIEDEYAEVRRTIAYLEDILANPQKILTLIRQDLADIKAKYGDARRTHISAEEAAELSDEDLVAREDVLITITQRGYVKRVPLKAYRAQARGGRGVAGITTREEDAVQFILAATTMDYILFFTNRGRAFGLRAHQIPDASRQAKGVHMANLLALDEGESATAAVAVPDFQQAEYLVMATRNGKVKRTPLAEFAAVRPSGIIALNLEEGDALHWVRLTRGGQEIILVTEGGQGIRFSEESVRPMGRSAGGVMGIRLAKGDHVTSMTIAEPGGDLLIVTTRGYGKRIPLEDIPLQGRNGRGVRVQARNQKVTGPVTSARVVQPDDEITVVSTEGMVLRTPVQSIPRAGRAARGARVIDIRGDDEVAAVARLESDRATPPNGAAESEGNGDATAAGHPDP, from the coding sequence ATGGACATCGGTATCGTTCGCAAAGTGGACATTGACGCCGAGATGCGCGGCGCATACCTGGACTACGCCATGAGCGTCATCGTGTCGCGCGCCCTGCCTGACGTGCGCGACGGGCTGAAGCCCGTGCACCGGCGCATCCTGTACGCCATGCACGACATGGGGCTGCGCTCGGATCGCCCGTACAAGAAGAGCGCCCGCATTGTCGGCGAAGTCCTGGGCAAGTACCACCCCCATGGCGACGCCGCCGTGTACGACGCCATGGCCCGCATGGCGCAGGACTTCTCCATGCGCTACGTGCTGGTGGATGGGCAGGGCAACTTCGGCTCCATTGACGGCGACAGCCCGGCCGCCATGCGCTACACCGAGGCGCGCCTGTCGCCCATGGCCGAAGAGATGCTCGCCGACATTGACAAAGAGACCGTGGACTTTGTGGACAACTTTGACGGCTCGCTCAAGGAGCCGTCGGTGTTGCCCTCTCGCATCCCGAACCTGCTGCTCAACGGGGCCTCGGGCATCGCCGTCGGCATGGCCACCAACATCCCCCCGCACAACCTGGGCGAACTGTGCGACGCCATCACGTTCGTCATTGAGCAGTACGCGCGCCTGGACGAAATCACGGTGGATGAGTTGATGGCGCACCTGCCGGGGCCTGACTTCCCGACGGGCGGCATCATCCTGGGAACCGAGGGCATCCGCGCCGCCTACGCCAAAGGCACCGGGCGCATCACCGTGCGGGCCAAAACCGTCATTGAGGAGATGCGCGGGGGGCGATTCCGCATCCAGGTAACCGAACTGCCCTACCAGGTGAACAAGTCCAGCCTGCTGGAGCGCATCGCCGACCTGGTGCGCAGCGGCCGCATTGACGGGATCGCCGACCTGCGGGACGAATCCGATCGCAGCGGCATGAGCATCGTGATTGAACTCAAGCGCGGCGCGTCGCCCCGGACGGTGCTCAATCAACTGCTGAAGTTCACGCCCATGCAGAGCACCTACGGCATCAACATGCTGGCGCTGGTGGACGGCGAGCCGCGCGTCCTGTCGCTGAAGCGGGCCATCGCGCTGTACATTGAGCATCGGCGGGACGTCATCACGCGGCGCTGCCGCTACGACCTGGACAAGGCGCGGGCGCGCGCCCACGTCCTTGAGGGCCTGCGGATTGCGCTGGACTTCCTGGACGAGGTGATTCGCACCATTCGCCAGTCGCCCGACGCCGACACGGCGCAGGCGGAGCTGGTGCGGCGGTTCAAACTCACCGAGATTCAGGCCCGCGCCATCTTGGATATGCAGTTGCGGCGACTGGCGGCCCTGGAGCGCCAGAAGATTGAGGACGAGTACGCCGAGGTGCGCCGCACCATCGCCTACCTAGAGGACATCCTGGCGAACCCGCAGAAGATTCTGACCCTCATCCGCCAGGACCTGGCCGACATCAAGGCGAAGTACGGCGACGCCCGCCGCACGCATATTTCCGCGGAGGAAGCCGCCGAACTCAGCGATGAGGATTTGGTGGCGCGCGAGGACGTGCTCATCACCATCACGCAGCGCGGGTATGTCAAGCGCGTGCCCCTGAAAGCCTACCGCGCCCAGGCTCGCGGCGGCCGCGGCGTGGCCGGAATCACCACCCGCGAGGAGGACGCCGTCCAGTTCATCCTGGCCGCGACGACCATGGACTACATCCTGTTCTTCACTAATCGCGGGCGGGCTTTCGGCCTTCGGGCGCACCAAATCCCCGACGCATCCCGCCAGGCCAAGGGCGTCCACATGGCCAACCTGCTGGCGCTGGACGAGGGGGAATCGGCCACTGCCGCCGTGGCCGTGCCCGACTTCCAGCAGGCCGAATACCTCGTCATGGCGACGCGCAACGGCAAGGTCAAGCGAACCCCCCTGGCCGAATTCGCGGCGGTGCGGCCCAGCGGCATCATCGCCTTGAACCTGGAGGAGGGGGACGCGCTCCACTGGGTGCGCCTTACCCGCGGCGGCCAGGAGATCATCCTGGTTACCGAGGGCGGCCAGGGCATCCGCTTCAGCGAGGAATCGGTGCGGCCCATGGGCCGAAGCGCAGGCGGCGTGATGGGCATCCGCCTGGCCAAGGGCGATCACGTAACCAGCATGACCATCGCCGAACCTGGCGGCGACCTGCTCATCGTAACGACGAGGGGCTACGGCAAGCGCATTCCCCTGGAGGACATCCCCTTGCAGGGCAGGAACGGGCGCGGCGTGAGGGTGCAAGCCCGCAACCAGAAGGTAACCGGGCCGGTTACTTCTGCACGGGTCGTGCAGCCGGACGACGAAATCACCGTCGTCTCCACCGAGGGAATGGTGCTGCGCACGCCTGTGCAGAGTATCCCCCGGGCGGGGCGTGCGGCTAGAGGCGCACGGGTCATTGACATCCGCGGCGATGACGAGGTGGCCGCCGTCGCCCGCCTGGAAAGCGACCGCGCCACGCCTCCCAACGGCGCTGCGGAATCGGAGGGCAACGGCGATGCTACCGCGGCCGGTCATCCTGATCCATGA
- a CDS encoding UbiD family decarboxylase, with protein sequence MSVRDFIRLAEQAGRLAYVDSEVDRYLELAAVAADMDGQTVLFRRVKGYDVPVLVGVCSDRDLLARSLGVERLNLLAALARALANPTPPPVVAHAPCQEVVEPAVNLDAIPILTHIRGDGGPYITSGVAIIRDPDLGRNMSFHRLMQIGPDRFAARVVEGRGTATALAKTGGRLDVAICIGVSPAVLLAAAMSPPKGVDELGIANALIPTPVVRCKTVDLEVPADAEYVLEGRFTGEYAAEGPFIDLTETWDIVRQQPVVEIQCITHRRNPIYHALLPGRSEHKLLMGMPREPTIFAEVSKVAECVDVLITPGGTSWLHAVVQIRKRHEDDGRRAIEAAFRGHGSLKHVVVVDEDIDIHSPAQVEWAIATRFQAAHDLIVLPDEPGSSLDPSAHHAPGQKTRTSKMGLDATIPWRTHDGRLRTPEERAEFRRVEYPPFGLLKRGFSNPNSPNGARGQNLRE encoded by the coding sequence GTGAGTGTGCGCGACTTCATTCGGCTGGCCGAACAGGCGGGCAGGCTTGCCTACGTGGACAGCGAGGTGGACCGATACCTGGAACTGGCGGCGGTGGCGGCGGACATGGACGGGCAGACGGTGCTCTTCCGCCGCGTGAAGGGCTACGACGTCCCCGTCCTCGTTGGCGTGTGCAGCGACCGCGATTTGCTCGCCCGCAGCCTGGGCGTGGAGCGCCTCAACCTGCTGGCGGCGCTCGCCCGCGCGTTGGCGAATCCCACGCCCCCGCCCGTCGTCGCCCATGCGCCCTGCCAGGAGGTGGTGGAGCCCGCCGTGAACCTGGACGCCATCCCCATCCTGACGCACATCCGTGGCGATGGTGGGCCGTACATCACGTCGGGCGTGGCCATCATCCGCGATCCCGACCTGGGCCGCAACATGTCGTTCCATCGCCTGATGCAGATCGGCCCCGACCGCTTCGCGGCGCGGGTGGTGGAGGGACGCGGCACGGCCACCGCCCTCGCCAAGACGGGGGGGCGCCTGGATGTGGCCATCTGCATCGGCGTGTCGCCTGCCGTTCTGTTGGCCGCCGCCATGTCGCCGCCCAAGGGCGTGGACGAATTGGGCATTGCCAACGCGCTCATCCCGACGCCCGTCGTGCGCTGCAAGACCGTGGACTTGGAGGTCCCCGCCGACGCCGAGTATGTCCTTGAGGGCCGCTTCACGGGCGAATACGCGGCCGAGGGGCCGTTCATAGACCTGACGGAGACGTGGGACATCGTGCGCCAGCAGCCCGTGGTGGAGATTCAGTGCATTACCCACCGCAGGAACCCCATCTACCACGCGCTGCTGCCGGGCAGGAGCGAGCACAAACTGCTGATGGGGATGCCTCGTGAGCCTACCATCTTCGCTGAGGTGAGCAAGGTCGCCGAATGTGTGGACGTGCTCATCACCCCCGGCGGCACGTCGTGGCTCCACGCCGTGGTGCAGATTCGCAAGCGGCATGAGGACGACGGCAGGAGGGCGATTGAGGCAGCCTTCCGGGGCCACGGTTCGCTCAAGCACGTGGTCGTCGTGGACGAGGACATAGACATCCACAGCCCCGCGCAGGTGGAATGGGCCATCGCCACGCGGTTTCAGGCAGCACACGACCTCATCGTCCTGCCCGACGAGCCGGGCAGTTCGCTGGATCCCTCGGCGCACCACGCGCCCGGCCAGAAAACCCGCACCAGCAAGATGGGCCTGGATGCCACTATCCCCTGGCGCACCCACGACGGCAGGCTACGCACGCCGGAAGAACGCGCGGAATTCCGCCGAGTGGAGTATCCGCCGTTTGGACTGCTGAAGCGCGGCTTCAGCAATCCAAACAGTCCAAACGGCGCGCGGGGCCAGAATCTACGCGAATGA
- a CDS encoding UbiX family flavin prenyltransferase, translating into MRLIVAVTGASGAVLAARLLEHLAGHETHLIVSDAARTVLRHELGREDLPATALYGEDEWGSPLASSSFLADGMVIVPCSMKTLAMVAHGLSSNLIGRAADNVLRTGRRLVLVPRETPLSLAAIENMRLAKMAGAIVLPPNMAFYFRPQTLDDMVDFVVGKILDALNLPHSLYRRWEGPAPSEDEP; encoded by the coding sequence ATGAGGCTCATCGTGGCGGTTACCGGTGCATCGGGGGCCGTCCTGGCCGCCCGATTGCTGGAGCACCTGGCGGGCCACGAAACGCACCTCATCGTGTCGGACGCGGCCCGCACGGTGCTTCGGCACGAACTGGGCCGCGAGGACCTACCCGCCACAGCCCTCTATGGCGAGGATGAGTGGGGTTCGCCGCTGGCCTCGTCGTCGTTCCTGGCCGACGGGATGGTCATCGTCCCGTGCTCCATGAAGACGCTGGCGATGGTGGCGCACGGTCTCAGTTCCAACCTCATCGGCCGCGCTGCCGATAACGTGCTTCGCACGGGGCGGCGGCTGGTGCTGGTCCCGCGCGAGACGCCCCTCTCGCTCGCGGCGATTGAGAACATGCGCTTGGCGAAGATGGCCGGCGCCATCGTCCTGCCGCCGAACATGGCGTTCTACTTCCGCCCGCAAACCCTGGACGACATGGTGGACTTCGTGGTGGGCAAGATTTTGGACGCGCTGAACCTGCCGCACAGCCTGTACCGACGGTGGGAGGGGCCAGCGCCGTCGGAGGACGAACCGTGA
- the mvk gene encoding mevalonate kinase, which translates to MTVGSKAKAVGTAPGKVILFGEHAVVYGRPAIAVPVFEVQARAEVSLGAPGQGVVLEARDLELRYPLSSALADDPLAAVVWKTLARLEIPPQPDILISVQSTIPIARGLGSGAAVSTAIVRALARYFGKHLTSRAVSDLVYEAEKLYHGTPSGVDNTVIAFGKPVYFVRGRTLEIFWVKTPFLLAIADTGIASETKDVVADVRRRYEANLGQYEFLFDEIAEIAYQGRGAIEMGDLPRLGDLMNRNHALLQAMGVSCPELDRLAQAALDGGALGAKLSGAGRGGNLIALVTPETRGRVDMFLRLAGANRVIITEVS; encoded by the coding sequence ATGACCGTTGGGAGCAAGGCCAAAGCCGTGGGAACGGCTCCAGGGAAGGTGATTCTGTTCGGCGAGCACGCGGTGGTGTACGGGCGACCCGCCATCGCGGTGCCGGTCTTTGAGGTGCAGGCGCGGGCCGAGGTCAGTCTGGGCGCGCCGGGGCAAGGCGTCGTCCTGGAGGCCCGCGACCTGGAGTTGCGCTACCCGCTGTCATCGGCGCTCGCCGATGACCCGCTGGCGGCCGTCGTGTGGAAGACCCTGGCCCGCCTGGAAATCCCGCCCCAGCCCGACATCCTCATCTCTGTGCAGTCCACCATTCCTATCGCGCGGGGGCTGGGCAGCGGGGCCGCCGTTTCCACCGCCATTGTCCGCGCGCTTGCGCGCTATTTCGGCAAGCACCTCACGTCCAGGGCGGTCTCGGATCTGGTGTACGAGGCCGAGAAACTGTACCACGGCACGCCCAGCGGCGTGGACAACACCGTCATCGCCTTCGGCAAGCCCGTGTACTTCGTCCGCGGGCGGACGCTGGAGATCTTCTGGGTGAAGACGCCGTTCCTGCTGGCCATCGCCGACACGGGCATCGCCAGCGAGACGAAAGACGTTGTCGCCGATGTGCGCCGTCGTTACGAGGCCAACCTGGGCCAGTACGAGTTCCTGTTTGACGAGATCGCCGAGATCGCCTACCAGGGGCGCGGCGCGATAGAAATGGGCGACCTGCCGCGCCTGGGCGATTTGATGAACCGTAATCACGCGCTGCTGCAGGCTATGGGCGTGTCGTGCCCGGAACTGGACCGCCTGGCGCAGGCCGCGCTGGATGGCGGCGCGCTGGGCGCGAAACTCTCGGGCGCGGGCAGGGGCGGCAACCTCATTGCGCTGGTTACACCCGAAACCCGCGGGCGGGTGGATATGTTCCTGCGGCTCGCCGGCGCGAATCGCGTGATCATCACGGAGGTCTCGTAG
- a CDS encoding DnaJ domain-containing protein — MDYYRVLQVDPEADPDVVEAAYKRLARKYHPDLNPDPDANQRMQEINLAYEVLGDPEKRAEYHQQWQRVYGSQHYAARATVSPWLGGVRPSVTLTPERVQFDGVQRGQVVDAEVTISLSRAGRFHGEMLPHQSWIRAKVASRRKGAVVIRITVDTSDLRGGVTYEGSVAITSLLYGTVLIPVRVAVAPEPRPILKVEPLWLDAGTVRRSDAPITMTLHVRNVGEGAFEGEIRVKHGWLAVNRDEFRGDHTEITVTLTPSGLKPGRNYTGKIEVISNGGMTTVPVKVMVQQELPDLPPADSDEYWPAVLSHLKPENAWEKDFVAQMKALSKMRGWKPAASQQSTILYMFARDVDK; from the coding sequence GTGGATTACTACCGGGTGCTCCAGGTGGACCCGGAGGCCGACCCCGATGTGGTGGAAGCGGCATACAAGCGATTGGCGCGGAAGTACCATCCGGATTTGAATCCCGACCCGGATGCGAATCAGCGCATGCAGGAAATCAACCTGGCCTACGAGGTGCTGGGAGACCCGGAGAAGCGCGCCGAGTACCACCAGCAGTGGCAACGCGTGTACGGCAGCCAGCATTACGCGGCGAGAGCGACCGTCTCGCCGTGGTTGGGCGGCGTGCGCCCGTCGGTTACGCTGACACCCGAGCGGGTGCAGTTTGACGGCGTACAGCGAGGCCAGGTGGTGGACGCCGAGGTAACGATCTCGCTGAGCCGCGCCGGGCGCTTCCATGGCGAGATGCTCCCCCACCAGTCGTGGATTCGCGCGAAGGTGGCCAGCCGCCGCAAAGGCGCGGTGGTCATTCGCATCACGGTGGACACGTCCGACCTGCGCGGTGGCGTAACCTACGAGGGGAGCGTCGCCATCACGTCGCTGTTGTACGGCACGGTGCTCATCCCCGTGCGGGTCGCCGTCGCCCCAGAGCCGCGCCCCATCCTTAAGGTGGAACCCCTTTGGCTGGACGCGGGCACCGTCCGCCGCTCCGACGCGCCCATCACTATGACGCTGCACGTGCGCAACGTGGGCGAAGGCGCATTTGAGGGCGAAATCCGCGTCAAGCACGGCTGGCTCGCGGTGAATCGCGACGAGTTCCGGGGCGACCACACCGAAATCACGGTAACGCTGACCCCGTCGGGCCTGAAGCCCGGCCGGAATTACACCGGCAAGATTGAGGTCATCTCCAACGGCGGCATGACTACCGTCCCTGTCAAGGTTATGGTGCAGCAAGAACTTCCAGACCTGCCGCCCGCCGACAGCGACGAGTACTGGCCTGCCGTCCTGTCGCACCTCAAACCGGAGAACGCATGGGAGAAAGACTTCGTGGCGCAGATGAAGGCCCTCTCCAAAATGCGTGGATGGAAACCGGCGGCCAGCCAGCAGTCCACGATCCTGTACATGTTCGCGCGGGACGTGGACAAGTAG